A window of Corticium candelabrum chromosome 3, ooCorCand1.1, whole genome shotgun sequence contains these coding sequences:
- the LOC134177446 gene encoding E3 ubiquitin-protein ligase CBL-B-B-like, with protein sequence MAQAETWIGKLTGRILSNLAHQMASPRLSIDKKTLEKSWKLMDKVVKLCNNPRLNLKNSPPFILDILPDTYQQLRHIYARYEDSMAALNDCEYFRVFIDNLIQKSKQAVRLFKEGKEKVYDEESSCRRGLTKLSLIFSHMLAELKFLFPDGRYNGDSFRITKSDASEFWKKTFGSR encoded by the coding sequence ATGGCGCAAGCTGAGACGTGGATAGGCAAACTGACTGGGCGCATCTTGTCGAATCTGGCACACCAGATGGCCTCTCCTCGATTGTCGATCGACAAAAAGACGCTGGAAAAGTCTTGGAAACTGATGGACAAAGTCGTGAAACTCTGCAACAATCCGCGTCTCAACTTGAAGAACAGCCCGCCATTTATTCTTGACATATTACCCGACACGTACCAGCAACTGCGCCACATCTACGCTCGATATGAGGACAGCATGGCGGCTCTAAATGACTGCGAGTACTTCCGCGTCTTTATCGACAACCTTATTCAGAAGAGCAAACAAGCTGTACGGTTGTTCAAAGAGGGTAAAGAGAAGGTTTACGATGAGGAGTCTAGTTGTCGTCGTGGTCTGACGAAGCTCAGTCTTATATTCAGCCACATGCTTGCCGAATTGAAATTTCTTTTTCCCGATGGACGCTACAATGGAGATTCGTTTCGAATTACGAAGAGCGATGCTTCGGAATTTTGGAAGAAAACGTTTGGCTCCAGGTGA
- the LOC134176819 gene encoding E3 ubiquitin-protein ligase CBL-like — MAQGETFLSKLTGRIFTNMVPQMPFSRTSIDKKTVDKCWTLMDKVVKLCNNPRVNLKNSPPYILDILPDTYRQLRRIYARYEDDIPALNECEYFRVFIDNLTQKCKQVVRLFREGKEKMYDKDSSCRRGLTKLSLVFSHMFAELKSLFPEGRYNGDVFRITKSDASEFWKKAFGARAIVHWKELKQMFHQVHPIQSTLEAIALKSTIDLTCNGYVSVFEFDVFTRLFQPWQTLLDNWHALAVTHPAYQAFLTYDEVKAMLQKWLHKPGTYIFRLSCTRLGQWAIGYVTQDAQILQTIAQNKSLCQALIEGAHEGFYLFPNGEDHNPDLSQDVGVKPGDHFKVTQEQYDIYVDIGMTFQMCKICAENDKDVRLEPCGHLLCSVCLVTWQESGGTGCPFCREQIRDSSPVVVEPFQSDVVKKKNDVNPPSLPLPYPGTKLFSKGDHSFSGKCIHSSAVAASITVSEGSNRDMSDLEDIPQQQLLPNRSIPGPKRYDRETSNGAPPLLARRVIRTYSAGSSVAFSIRETQMGGLLATGSETAHTDVLAKDLTNPPVGQSCSEIWSRSARAVPASSAHFERTELEVFLDTDIQSHAELASSAFLPVPQHQNCSCSNAVKYVNVEHLGHSSGCCLSLTADVLDGNSYEISNDRNFNYDVVPSITNIRLQSGGISCPAQPQDLHNSHQN; from the exons ATGGCGCAGGGCGAGACGTTCTTGAGTAAACTAACCGGTCGTATCTTCACCAATATGGTGCCTCAAATGCCTTTTTCGCGAACATCTATTGACAAGAAGACGGTGGACAAGTGTTGGacattgatggacaaagtcgTAAAACTTTGCAACAATCCGCGTGTCAACCTGAAGAACAGCCCGCCATATATTCTCGACATATTACCCGACACGTACCGACAACTTCGTCGCATCTACGCTCGCTATGAAGACGACATACCGGCTCTGAATGAGTGCGAATACTTTCGCGTCTTTATCGACAATCTTACTCAGAAGTGCAAGCAGGTGGTGCGGTTGTTCAGAGAGGGTAAAGAGAAGATGTACGACAAAGATTCGAGTTGTCGTCGTGGTCTGACGAAGCTCAGTCTTGTGTTCAGCCACATGTTTGCTGAGTTGAAGTCTCTGTTTCCCGAAGGCCGCTACAATGGAGATGTATTTCGCATCACAAAGAGCGATGCTTCAGAATTCTGGAAGAAAGCATTCGGTGCCAG GGCTATTGTGCACTGGAAAGAGCTCAAACAAATGTTTCACCAAGTCCATCCCATTCAGTCAACTCTGGAAGCGATTGCATTAAAATCAACTATTGATCTGACATGCAATggctatgtgtctgtcttcgAATTTGATGTGTTTACACGCCTGTTTCAACCTTGGCAGACTCTGTTGGACAACTGGCATGCTTTAGCTGTCACTCATCCAGCATATCAAGCATTCTTAACATATGATGAGGTAAAGGCAATGCTACAAAAGTGGTTACATAAACCAGGAAC ATACATTTTCAGGCTAAGTTGTACCAGGTTAGGTCAGTGGGCAATCGGCTATGTGACTCAAGATGCTCAAATTCTTCAAACAATTGCACAGAACAAGTCTTTGTGCCAGGCTCTGATTGAAGGAGCTCATGAAGGATT CTACCTGTTTCCTAATGGAGAAGATCATAACCCTGATCTATCACAAGATGTCGGTGTCAAACCAGGAGATCACTTCAAAGTGACACAAGAGCAATATGACATTTACGTTGACATAGGAATGACTTTTCAAATGTGCAAAATTTGTGCTGAAAATGACAAAGATGTTCGATTGGAACCATGTGGTCATCTGCTTTGTTCAGTATGCCTTGTCACCTGGCAGGAATCAGGCGGTACCGGCTGTCCATTTTGCCGGGAACAGATTAGAGACTCATCACCGGTTGTAGTTGAGCCATTTCAATCGGATGTTGTGAAGAAGAAAAATGATGTTAATCCTCCTTCGTTGCCATTGCCTTATCCTGGAACTAAACTGTTCTCAAAGGGTGACCATTCGTTTTCTGGTAAATGTATACACTCTTCAGCTGTTGCAGCAAGTATCACTGTATCAGAAGGCAGCAACAGAGATATGAGTGATTTGGAG GATATCCCACAGCAACAGCTATTGCCAAACAGGAGCATTCCTGGACCTAAAAGATATGATAGAGAAACTAGCAATGGTGCTCCACCTCTTCTTGCCAGACGTGTAATCCGTACTTATTCTGCTGGGTCTTCTGTTGCTTTCTCTATACGAGAAACTCAGATGGGAGGATTACTAGCAACAGGAAGTGAAACTGCACATACTGATGTTCTTGCTAAGGATTTAACAAATCCACCCGTTGGCCAATCTTGTAGTGAGATTTGGTCTCGGTCTGCAAGAGCTGTACCTGCCTCATCTGCACATTTTGAAAGAACAGAGCTTGAAGTTTTTTTGGATACAGATATACAATCGCATGCAGAACTGGCAAGCAGTGCATTTCTACCTGTACCTCAACATCAAAATTGCTCATGTTCAAATGCAGTGAAATATGTAAATGTGGAGCACTTGGGTCATTCAAGTGGGTGCTGTCTCTCTCTGACAGCGGATGTTTTGGATGGGAATAGTTACGAAATCTCCAATGATAGAAATTTCAACTATGATGTCGTGCCATCAATCACCAACATAAGACTACAGTCTGGTGGCATCAGTTGTCCTGCACAACCACAAGACCTTCATAACTCACATCAGAATTAG